A genomic window from Populus alba chromosome 19, ASM523922v2, whole genome shotgun sequence includes:
- the LOC140955170 gene encoding disease resistance-like protein DSC1 isoform X3, which yields MDKVPRWRADLTYAASISGWDSQVTSPEAKLIREVVQTICKRLNRASPCKLRGLVGVDSRIEKINKLLSIVSSDVRIIGIWGMGGIGKTTIAEAFFYSISSQYEGCHFVPNIRQESEKGRLSDLRDELLSKLLEEENLRVGTPHTGPTFIRDRLCQKKVLLVLDDVNDVRQFHHLIEVPLIGAGSVVVVTSRDKQVLKNVADEIYEVEELNFHEALELFSLNAFKGNHPPKAYMELSIKAINYAKGNPLALQVLGSFLFSRERHFWESQLNEIESFPELNICDLLRIGFDALRDNNTKSIFLDIACFFRGHQVDFVKRILDGCGFKTDIGFSVLIDRCLIKISDDKVEMHDLLQEMAHEVVRKESVDELGRQSRLWSPKDVYQVLTNNLGTGKVEGIFLDVSKIREIELSSTALERMYKLRLLKIYNSEAGVKCRVHLPHGLESLSEELRYLHWDGYPLTSLPSNFRPQNLVEINLSSSKVNQLWRGDQNLVNLKDVNLSNCEHITFMPDLSKARNLERLNLQFCTSLVKFPSAVQHLDKLVDLDLRGCKRLINLPSRINSSCLETLNLSGCANLKKCPETARKLTYLNLNETAVEEFPQSIGELSGLVALNLKNCNLLVNLPKNMYLLESLLIVDISGCSFISRLPDFSRNIRYLYLNGTAIEELPSSIGDLRKLICLDLVGCNRLKNLPSAVSKLVCLEKLSLSGCSSITEFPKVSNNLKELYLNGTAIREIPSSIEWLFDLAELHLRNCKQFEILPSSICKLKKLQRLNLSGCLQFRDFPEVLEPMDCLRYLYLEQTRITKLPSPIRNLKGLACLEVGNCKDLMGINCLVVLQLPERCVDLDCLRKLNLDGCSLSEVPDSLGRFSSLEVLDLSGNDFKTIPISINKLLELQYLGLRNCKRLESLPELPPRLSKLDADNCESLNHYQGFHHSSSTVVEGNIFEFIFTNCSRSHWFNQILAYSLLKFQLYTKRLYHQLPDVPEGPCSFCLPADATPEWFNHQSWGSTVTFQLSSHWANSQFLGFSLCAVFSFGYVSHSLQVKCTYHFRNKHGESRDLVCYLHGWYDEKRINLTHILVGFDPCVVAKEDYMFSEYSEVSVEFQLEFMNGNLLPLDLCQVHECGVRLLYEDGIHCFDLIRSGYFCFYPMNGDELQTMFQAKRARFQGMRWEDYYVMRRTYEFLADLQLLDVVAEPSSFCLPGDATLEWFNHQSWGSTVTFQLSSNWANRKFLGFSLCAVIAFGSASDSFGYASQRLHVKCTYHFRNKHGDSRDLDCYLHGWNDEKRIDDSTCIFMGFDLCVVAKEKDMFCEYSEVSVEFQPEDMYGTLLLLDFCQVVECGVHLLYDGEACRLRLLHANDEDKIQHFHLIMSDSSRFYPLDRDELEVRFQAKRARFQADIWKDYYVMRRTYKFLANLQPPDFPARPSSFCLPRPPSFYLPGDVTPEWFSHKSWGSTVTFQLSSQWANSEFLGFSLCAVIASSSFNFELQVKCTYHFRNKHGDSRDLYCYLNGWFDDKGNDPTHIFVGLNPCLVAKEKDTFSKYSEVSVEFQPEDMNGTLLLLDFCQVIECGVHLLHANEMHHFDFSMQDDSCFHPQDRDELKAMFQAKRERLQGMRRDDYFGYVFPRTIR from the exons ATGGACAAGGTGCCAAGGTGGAGGGCTGACTTGACATACGCAGCCAGTATATCTGGATGGGATTCACAGGTTACTAG tcCGGAGGCCAAACTCATAAGAGAAGTTGTGCAAACTATCTGTAAGAGGTTAAATCGTGCTTCCCCATGCAAATTAAGAGGTCTGGTTGGAGTAGATTCACGCATTgagaaaatcaacaaattacTATCCATTGTGTCATCAGATGTCCGCATTATAGGAATTTGGGGCATGGGTGGTATAGGCAAGACAACTATCGCGGAAGCTTTCTTCTATAGCATCTCAAGTCAGTATGAAGGCTGCCACTTTGTTCCGAACATAAGGCAGGAATCAGAGAAGGGTCGCTTAAGTGATCTACGAGATGAACTTCTTTCTAAACTACTGGAGGAAGAAAATCTTCGCGTTGGCACACCACATACAGGACCTACTTTCATCAGGGATAGACTCTGCCAAAAGAAAGTTCTCCTTGTTTTGGATGATGTGAATGATGTACGACAATTCCATCATTTAATTGAAGTGCCTCTGATTGGTGCAGGAAGTGTTGTTGTTGTAACATCAAGAGACAAGCAAGTACTTAAGAATGTAGCTGATGAAATATACGAGGTTGAGGAATTAAACTTCCACGAAGCTCTTGAACTCTTTAGCTTGAATGCTTTTAAGGGTAACCACCCCCCAAAAGCTTATATGGAGTTGTCAATCAAGGCAATAAATTATGCCAAAGGCAACCCCttagctcttcaagttttgggTTCCTTCTTGTTCAGTAGAGAAAGACATTTTTGGGAATCTCAATTAAATGAGATCGAAAGCTTTCCCGAGTTGAACATTTGTGACTTGCTGAGAATAGGCTTTGATGCACTACGTGATAATAACACGAAGAGTATATTTCTCGACATTGCATGTTTCTTTAGAGGGCATCAAGTTGATTTTGTAAAGCGGATACTAGATGGCTGCGGTTTCAAAACAGATATTGGATTTAGTGTTCTCATTGACAGGTGTCTCATTAAAATATCTGATGACAAGGTTGAAATGCATGATCTTTTGCAAGAAATGGCCCATGAAGTTGTTCGAAAAGAATCTGTTGACGAGCTAGGAAGACAAAGCAGATTGTGGAGTCCTAAAGATGTATATCAAGTGTTGACCAATAATCTG GGAACTGGAAAAGTTGAAGGGATATTCTTGGATGTTtcaaaaataagagaaattgaGTTGAGTTCTACAGCCTTGGAAAGGATGTATAAACTTAGACtgctaaaaatttataattctgaAGCTGGAGTTAAATGCAGAGTGCACCTTCCTCATGGCCTCGAGTCTCTTTCTGAAGAGTTGAGGTATCTCCATTGGGATGGATACCCTTTGACATCTTTGCCTAGCAATTTTCGTCCACAGAACCTTGTTGAAATTAACCTATCATCTAGCAAGGTTAACCAACTGTGGAGAGGAGACCAG AATCTCGTCAATTTAAAAGATGTCAACCTCAGCAATTGCGAGCACATAACTTTCATGCCAGACCTTTCAAAGGCCAGAAACCTTGAGAGATTGAATCTTCAATTCTGTACAAGTTTGGTTAAGTTTCCTTCAGCAGTTCAGCATCTGGACAAGCTTGTTGATTTAGATTTGAGAGGCTGCAAAAGACTAATCAATCTTCCCAGTAGAATTAATTCAAGCTGTCTGGAGACTCTGAACCTTTCTGGTTGTGCAAATCTCAAGAAGTGCCCAGAAACTGCAAGGAAACtgacatatttaaatttaaatgagacTGCTGTTGAGGAGTTTCCTCAATCAATTGGGGAACTCAGTGGACTTGTTGCGTTGAATTTGAAGAACTGCAACCTCCTGGTGAATCTtccaaaaaacatgtatttgttGGAATCTCTTCTAATTGTTGACATCTCTGGCTGCTCATTTATCAGCAGGCTTCCTGATTTTTCAAGGAATATAAGATACTTGTACTTGAATGGAACTGCAATAGAAGAACTGCCATCTTCAATTGGTGATCTAAGGAAACTCATTTGTTTAGATCTAGTTGGCTGCAACAGGCTGAAGAATCTGCCGAGTGCGGTTTCTAAGTTAGTATGTCTTGAAAAACTTAGTCTTTCTGGTTGCTCAAGTATCACGGAGTTTCCAAaggtttcaaataatttaaaggaGCTGTATTTAAATGGGACAGCAATACGAGAGATTCCCTCCTCAATAGAATGGTTGTTTGATCTTGCTGAATTGCACCTAAGAAACTGCAAACAATTTGAGATTCTTCCAAGCAGCATATGCAAGTTGAAAAAACTGCAGAGGCTTAATCTCTCAGGTTGCCTCCAATTTAGGGATTTTCCAGAAGTTTTGGAGCCGATGGATTGTTTGAGATATCTCTATTTAGAACAGACACGCATAACAAAGTTGCCTTCACCGATTCGAAATCTGAAGGGACTTGCCTGCTTGGAAGTGGGAAACTGCAAAGATCTAATGGGCATCAATTGTCTTGTTGTCTTGCAATTGCCCGAGAGATGCGTGGATTTAGATTGTTTGCGTAAGCTAAATCTAGATGGTTGCAGTCTATCGGAAGTGCCGGACAGTCTTGGTCGTTTTTCGTCACTGGAAGTGTTAGATTTAAGTGGAAACGATTTTAAGACTATACCTATAAGCATCAATAAACTCTTAGAGTTGCAATATCTAGGATTAAGGAATTGCAAGAGGCTTGAATCATTACCAGAGCTTCCACCACGGCTATCAAAGCTGGATGCAGACAATTGCGAGAGTTTGAATCATTACCAAGGCTTTCACCACAGCTCATCAACTGTAGTTGAGGGGAAcatttttgaattcattttcaCTAATTGCTCGAGATCGCATTGGTTCAATCAAATTTTGGCGTACTCATTATTGAAATTTCAACTTTACACCAAAAGGTTATACCATCAG CTGCCCGATGTTCCAGAAGGGCCATGTAGTTTCTGCCTCCCTGCAGATGCGACTCCGGAGTGGTTCAACCATCAAAGTTGGGGATCTACAGTAACTTTCCAGCTATCTTCACATTGGGCTAATAGCCAGTTCTTGGGTTTCTCTCTTTGCGCTGTCTTTTCATTTGGTTATGTCAGCCATAGTTTGCAAGTTAAATGCACATATCACTTCCGAAATAAGCATGGTGAAAGTCGTGACCTCGTTTGCTATCTCCATGGTTGGTATGATGAGAAGCGAATCAACTTAACACACATATTGGTGGGGTTTGATCCCTGTGTGGTTGCCAAAGAAGATTATATGTTTAGTGAATATAGTGAGGTCTCTGTTGAGTTCCAACTGGAATTTATGAACGGAAATCTCTTACCATTAGATCTTTGTCAAGTACACGAGTGTGGGGTCCGTCTACTGTATGAAGATGGGATACATTGCTTTGATTTGATCAGGTCaggctatttttgtttttatcctatGAATGGTGATGAATTGCAAACAATGTTCCAAGCCAAGAGAGCAAGGTTCCAAGGCATGAGATGGGAGGATTATTATGTCATGCGTAGGACCTATGAATTCTTGGCGGACCTTCAG CTGCTTGATGTTGTAGCTGAGCCATCTAGTTTCTGCCTCCCTGGAGACGCGACTCTAGAGTGGTTTAACCATCAAAGTTGGGGATCTACAGTAACATTCCAGCTATCTTCAAATTGGGCTAATAGGAAGTTCTTGGGTTTCTCTCTTTGCGCAGTCATTGCATTTGGTTCTGCCAGTGATAGTTTTGGTTATGCCAGTCAGAGGTTGCATGTTAAATGCACATATCACTTCCGCAATAAGCATGGTGATAGTCGTGACCTCGATTGCTATCTCCATGGTTGGAATGATGAGAAGCGCATCGACGACTCGACATGCATATTCATGGGATTTGATCTCTGTGTGGTTGCCAAAGAAAAGGATATGTTTTGTGAATATAGCGAGGTCTCAGTTGAATTCCAGCCGGAAGATATGTACGGCACTCTCTTACTATTAGATTTTTGTCAAGTGGTTGAGTGTGGGGTCCATTTACTGTATGACGGTGAGGCGTGTAGGCTTCGTCTACTGCATGCCAATgatgaagataagatacaacaCTTTCATTTGATAATGTCAGACTCCTCTCGTTTTTATCCTCTAGATCGAGATGAATTGGAAGTAAGGTTCCAAGCCAAGAGAGCAAGGTTCCAAGCTGATATATGGAAGGATTATTATGTCATGCGCAGGACCTATAAATTCTTGGCAAACCTACAG CCGCCCGATTTTCCAGCTAGGCCATCTAGTTTCTGCCTCCCGAGGCCACCTAGTTTCTACCTCCCTGGAGATGTAACTCCAGAGTGGTTTAGCCATAAAAGTTGGGGATCTACAGTAACATTCCAGCTATCTTCACAGTGGGCTAATAGCGAGTTCTTGGGTTTCTCTCTTTGCGCTGTCATTGCATCTTCTTCTTTCAACTTTGAGTTGCAAGTTAAATGCACATATCACTTCCGCAATAAACACGGTGATAGTCGTGATCTCTATTGCTATCTCAATGGTTGGTTTGATGACAAGGGCAACGACCCAACACATATATTCGTGGGATTGAATCCCTGTTTGGTTGCCAAAGAAAAGGATACGTTTAGTAAATACAGCGAGGTATCAGTTGAATTCCAGCCGGAAGATATGAACGGCACTCTCTTACTATTAGATTTTTGTCAAGTGATTGAGTGTGGGGTCCATCTACTGCATGCCAATGAGATGCATCACTTTGATTTCAGCATGCAAGACGACTCTTGTTTTCATCCTCAAGATCGAGATGAACTGAAAGCAATGTTCCAAGCCAAGAGAGAAAGGTTACAAGGCATGAGACGTGATGATTATTTTGGCTATGTTTTTCCCCGGACAATTAGATGA
- the LOC140955170 gene encoding disease resistance-like protein DSC1 isoform X1, which translates to MDKVPRWRADLTYAASISGWDSQVTSPEAKLIREVVQTICKRLNRASPCKLRGLVGVDSRIEKINKLLSIVSSDVRIIGIWGMGGIGKTTIAEAFFYSISSQYEGCHFVPNIRQESEKGRLSDLRDELLSKLLEEENLRVGTPHTGPTFIRDRLCQKKVLLVLDDVNDVRQFHHLIEVPLIGAGSVVVVTSRDKQVLKNVADEIYEVEELNFHEALELFSLNAFKGNHPPKAYMELSIKAINYAKGNPLALQVLGSFLFSRERHFWESQLNEIESFPELNICDLLRIGFDALRDNNTKSIFLDIACFFRGHQVDFVKRILDGCGFKTDIGFSVLIDRCLIKISDDKVEMHDLLQEMAHEVVRKESVDELGRQSRLWSPKDVYQVLTNNLGTGKVEGIFLDVSKIREIELSSTALERMYKLRLLKIYNSEAGVKCRVHLPHGLESLSEELRYLHWDGYPLTSLPSNFRPQNLVEINLSSSKVNQLWRGDQNLVNLKDVNLSNCEHITFMPDLSKARNLERLNLQFCTSLVKFPSAVQHLDKLVDLDLRGCKRLINLPSRINSSCLETLNLSGCANLKKCPETARKLTYLNLNETAVEEFPQSIGELSGLVALNLKNCNLLVNLPKNMYLLESLLIVDISGCSFISRLPDFSRNIRYLYLNGTAIEELPSSIGDLRKLICLDLVGCNRLKNLPSAVSKLVCLEKLSLSGCSSITEFPKVSNNLKELYLNGTAIREIPSSIEWLFDLAELHLRNCKQFEILPSSICKLKKLQRLNLSGCLQFRDFPEVLEPMDCLRYLYLEQTRITKLPSPIRNLKGLACLEVGNCKDLMGINCLVVLQLPERCVDLDCLRKLNLDGCSLSEVPDSLGRFSSLEVLDLSGNDFKTIPISINKLLELQYLGLRNCKRLESLPELPPRLSKLDADNCESLNHYQGFHHSSSTVVEGNIFEFIFTNCSRSHWFNQILAYSLLKFQLYTKRLYHQLPDVPEGPCSFCLPADATPEWFNHQSWGSTVTFQLSSHWANSQFLGFSLCAVFSFGYVSHSLQVKCTYHFRNKHGESRDLVCYLHGWYDEKRINLTHILVGFDPCVVAKEDYMFSEYSEVSVEFQLEFMNGNLLPLDLCQVHECGVRLLYEDGIHCFDLIRSGYFCFYPMNGDELQTMFQAKRARFQGMRWEDYYVMRRTYEFLADLQLLDVVAEPSSFCLPGDATLEWFNHQSWGSTVTFQLSSNWANRKFLGFSLCAVIAFGSASDSFGYASQRLHVKCTYHFRNKHGDSRDLDCYLHGWNDEKRIDDSTCIFMGFDLCVVAKEKDMFCEYSEVSVEFQPEDMYGTLLLLDFCQVVECGVHLLYDGEACRLRLLHANDEDKIQHFHLIMSDSSRFYPLDRDELEVRFQAKRARFQADIWKDYYVMRRTYKFLANLQLPDVPAMPSSFCLPGDVTPEWFSHQSWGSTVTFQLSSNWANSQFFGFSLCVVIAFVSIIHSLQVKCTYHFRNKHGDRRDLDCYLHGWYDEKSIEAAHILVGFDPCVVAKEKDTFIKYSDVSVEFQLEDKNGNLLPSYLCQVIECGVRLLHANEIYRFDFIMQGYYRFHPQDQDGLEAMFQAKRARLQVNRQDYSIMRRTYKFLADLQPPDFPARPSSFCLPRPPSFYLPGDVTPEWFSHKSWGSTVTFQLSSQWANSEFLGFSLCAVIASSSFNFELQVKCTYHFRNKHGDSRDLYCYLNGWFDDKGNDPTHIFVGLNPCLVAKEKDTFSKYSEVSVEFQPEDMNGTLLLLDFCQVIECGVHLLHANEMHHFDFSMQDDSCFHPQDRDELKAMFQAKRERLQGMRRDDYFGYVFPRTIR; encoded by the exons ATGGACAAGGTGCCAAGGTGGAGGGCTGACTTGACATACGCAGCCAGTATATCTGGATGGGATTCACAGGTTACTAG tcCGGAGGCCAAACTCATAAGAGAAGTTGTGCAAACTATCTGTAAGAGGTTAAATCGTGCTTCCCCATGCAAATTAAGAGGTCTGGTTGGAGTAGATTCACGCATTgagaaaatcaacaaattacTATCCATTGTGTCATCAGATGTCCGCATTATAGGAATTTGGGGCATGGGTGGTATAGGCAAGACAACTATCGCGGAAGCTTTCTTCTATAGCATCTCAAGTCAGTATGAAGGCTGCCACTTTGTTCCGAACATAAGGCAGGAATCAGAGAAGGGTCGCTTAAGTGATCTACGAGATGAACTTCTTTCTAAACTACTGGAGGAAGAAAATCTTCGCGTTGGCACACCACATACAGGACCTACTTTCATCAGGGATAGACTCTGCCAAAAGAAAGTTCTCCTTGTTTTGGATGATGTGAATGATGTACGACAATTCCATCATTTAATTGAAGTGCCTCTGATTGGTGCAGGAAGTGTTGTTGTTGTAACATCAAGAGACAAGCAAGTACTTAAGAATGTAGCTGATGAAATATACGAGGTTGAGGAATTAAACTTCCACGAAGCTCTTGAACTCTTTAGCTTGAATGCTTTTAAGGGTAACCACCCCCCAAAAGCTTATATGGAGTTGTCAATCAAGGCAATAAATTATGCCAAAGGCAACCCCttagctcttcaagttttgggTTCCTTCTTGTTCAGTAGAGAAAGACATTTTTGGGAATCTCAATTAAATGAGATCGAAAGCTTTCCCGAGTTGAACATTTGTGACTTGCTGAGAATAGGCTTTGATGCACTACGTGATAATAACACGAAGAGTATATTTCTCGACATTGCATGTTTCTTTAGAGGGCATCAAGTTGATTTTGTAAAGCGGATACTAGATGGCTGCGGTTTCAAAACAGATATTGGATTTAGTGTTCTCATTGACAGGTGTCTCATTAAAATATCTGATGACAAGGTTGAAATGCATGATCTTTTGCAAGAAATGGCCCATGAAGTTGTTCGAAAAGAATCTGTTGACGAGCTAGGAAGACAAAGCAGATTGTGGAGTCCTAAAGATGTATATCAAGTGTTGACCAATAATCTG GGAACTGGAAAAGTTGAAGGGATATTCTTGGATGTTtcaaaaataagagaaattgaGTTGAGTTCTACAGCCTTGGAAAGGATGTATAAACTTAGACtgctaaaaatttataattctgaAGCTGGAGTTAAATGCAGAGTGCACCTTCCTCATGGCCTCGAGTCTCTTTCTGAAGAGTTGAGGTATCTCCATTGGGATGGATACCCTTTGACATCTTTGCCTAGCAATTTTCGTCCACAGAACCTTGTTGAAATTAACCTATCATCTAGCAAGGTTAACCAACTGTGGAGAGGAGACCAG AATCTCGTCAATTTAAAAGATGTCAACCTCAGCAATTGCGAGCACATAACTTTCATGCCAGACCTTTCAAAGGCCAGAAACCTTGAGAGATTGAATCTTCAATTCTGTACAAGTTTGGTTAAGTTTCCTTCAGCAGTTCAGCATCTGGACAAGCTTGTTGATTTAGATTTGAGAGGCTGCAAAAGACTAATCAATCTTCCCAGTAGAATTAATTCAAGCTGTCTGGAGACTCTGAACCTTTCTGGTTGTGCAAATCTCAAGAAGTGCCCAGAAACTGCAAGGAAACtgacatatttaaatttaaatgagacTGCTGTTGAGGAGTTTCCTCAATCAATTGGGGAACTCAGTGGACTTGTTGCGTTGAATTTGAAGAACTGCAACCTCCTGGTGAATCTtccaaaaaacatgtatttgttGGAATCTCTTCTAATTGTTGACATCTCTGGCTGCTCATTTATCAGCAGGCTTCCTGATTTTTCAAGGAATATAAGATACTTGTACTTGAATGGAACTGCAATAGAAGAACTGCCATCTTCAATTGGTGATCTAAGGAAACTCATTTGTTTAGATCTAGTTGGCTGCAACAGGCTGAAGAATCTGCCGAGTGCGGTTTCTAAGTTAGTATGTCTTGAAAAACTTAGTCTTTCTGGTTGCTCAAGTATCACGGAGTTTCCAAaggtttcaaataatttaaaggaGCTGTATTTAAATGGGACAGCAATACGAGAGATTCCCTCCTCAATAGAATGGTTGTTTGATCTTGCTGAATTGCACCTAAGAAACTGCAAACAATTTGAGATTCTTCCAAGCAGCATATGCAAGTTGAAAAAACTGCAGAGGCTTAATCTCTCAGGTTGCCTCCAATTTAGGGATTTTCCAGAAGTTTTGGAGCCGATGGATTGTTTGAGATATCTCTATTTAGAACAGACACGCATAACAAAGTTGCCTTCACCGATTCGAAATCTGAAGGGACTTGCCTGCTTGGAAGTGGGAAACTGCAAAGATCTAATGGGCATCAATTGTCTTGTTGTCTTGCAATTGCCCGAGAGATGCGTGGATTTAGATTGTTTGCGTAAGCTAAATCTAGATGGTTGCAGTCTATCGGAAGTGCCGGACAGTCTTGGTCGTTTTTCGTCACTGGAAGTGTTAGATTTAAGTGGAAACGATTTTAAGACTATACCTATAAGCATCAATAAACTCTTAGAGTTGCAATATCTAGGATTAAGGAATTGCAAGAGGCTTGAATCATTACCAGAGCTTCCACCACGGCTATCAAAGCTGGATGCAGACAATTGCGAGAGTTTGAATCATTACCAAGGCTTTCACCACAGCTCATCAACTGTAGTTGAGGGGAAcatttttgaattcattttcaCTAATTGCTCGAGATCGCATTGGTTCAATCAAATTTTGGCGTACTCATTATTGAAATTTCAACTTTACACCAAAAGGTTATACCATCAG CTGCCCGATGTTCCAGAAGGGCCATGTAGTTTCTGCCTCCCTGCAGATGCGACTCCGGAGTGGTTCAACCATCAAAGTTGGGGATCTACAGTAACTTTCCAGCTATCTTCACATTGGGCTAATAGCCAGTTCTTGGGTTTCTCTCTTTGCGCTGTCTTTTCATTTGGTTATGTCAGCCATAGTTTGCAAGTTAAATGCACATATCACTTCCGAAATAAGCATGGTGAAAGTCGTGACCTCGTTTGCTATCTCCATGGTTGGTATGATGAGAAGCGAATCAACTTAACACACATATTGGTGGGGTTTGATCCCTGTGTGGTTGCCAAAGAAGATTATATGTTTAGTGAATATAGTGAGGTCTCTGTTGAGTTCCAACTGGAATTTATGAACGGAAATCTCTTACCATTAGATCTTTGTCAAGTACACGAGTGTGGGGTCCGTCTACTGTATGAAGATGGGATACATTGCTTTGATTTGATCAGGTCaggctatttttgtttttatcctatGAATGGTGATGAATTGCAAACAATGTTCCAAGCCAAGAGAGCAAGGTTCCAAGGCATGAGATGGGAGGATTATTATGTCATGCGTAGGACCTATGAATTCTTGGCGGACCTTCAG CTGCTTGATGTTGTAGCTGAGCCATCTAGTTTCTGCCTCCCTGGAGACGCGACTCTAGAGTGGTTTAACCATCAAAGTTGGGGATCTACAGTAACATTCCAGCTATCTTCAAATTGGGCTAATAGGAAGTTCTTGGGTTTCTCTCTTTGCGCAGTCATTGCATTTGGTTCTGCCAGTGATAGTTTTGGTTATGCCAGTCAGAGGTTGCATGTTAAATGCACATATCACTTCCGCAATAAGCATGGTGATAGTCGTGACCTCGATTGCTATCTCCATGGTTGGAATGATGAGAAGCGCATCGACGACTCGACATGCATATTCATGGGATTTGATCTCTGTGTGGTTGCCAAAGAAAAGGATATGTTTTGTGAATATAGCGAGGTCTCAGTTGAATTCCAGCCGGAAGATATGTACGGCACTCTCTTACTATTAGATTTTTGTCAAGTGGTTGAGTGTGGGGTCCATTTACTGTATGACGGTGAGGCGTGTAGGCTTCGTCTACTGCATGCCAATgatgaagataagatacaacaCTTTCATTTGATAATGTCAGACTCCTCTCGTTTTTATCCTCTAGATCGAGATGAATTGGAAGTAAGGTTCCAAGCCAAGAGAGCAAGGTTCCAAGCTGATATATGGAAGGATTATTATGTCATGCGCAGGACCTATAAATTCTTGGCAAACCTACAG CTGCCTGATGTTCCAGCTATGCCATCTAGTTTCTGCCTTCCTGGAGATGTAACTCCAGAGTGGTTTAGCCATCAAAGTTGGGGATCTACAGTAACATTCCAGCTATCTTCAAATTGGGCTAATAGCCAGTTCTTTGGTTTCTCTCTTTGCGTTGTCATTGCATTTGTTTCTATCATCCATAGTTTGCAAGTTAAATGCACATATCACTTCCGCAATAAGCATGGTGATAGGCGTGACCTCGATTGCTATCTCCATGGTTGGTATGATGAGAAGAGCATCGAGGCAGCACACATATTGGTGGGGTTTGATCCCTGTGTGGTTGCCAAAGAAAAGGATACGTTTATTAAATACAGCGACGTCTCAGTTGAATTCCAACTGGAAGATAAGAACGGCAATCTCTTACCATCATATCTTTGTCAAGTGATTGAGTGTGGGGTCCGCCTACTGCATGCCAATGAGATATATCGCTTTGATTTCATCATGCAGGGATATTATCGTTTTCATCCTCAGGATCAAGATGGATTGGAAGCAATGTTCCAAGCCAAGAGAGCAAGGCTCCAAGTCAATAGACAAGATTATTCTATCATGCGTAGGACCTATAAATTCTTGGCGGACCTTCAG CCGCCCGATTTTCCAGCTAGGCCATCTAGTTTCTGCCTCCCGAGGCCACCTAGTTTCTACCTCCCTGGAGATGTAACTCCAGAGTGGTTTAGCCATAAAAGTTGGGGATCTACAGTAACATTCCAGCTATCTTCACAGTGGGCTAATAGCGAGTTCTTGGGTTTCTCTCTTTGCGCTGTCATTGCATCTTCTTCTTTCAACTTTGAGTTGCAAGTTAAATGCACATATCACTTCCGCAATAAACACGGTGATAGTCGTGATCTCTATTGCTATCTCAATGGTTGGTTTGATGACAAGGGCAACGACCCAACACATATATTCGTGGGATTGAATCCCTGTTTGGTTGCCAAAGAAAAGGATACGTTTAGTAAATACAGCGAGGTATCAGTTGAATTCCAGCCGGAAGATATGAACGGCACTCTCTTACTATTAGATTTTTGTCAAGTGATTGAGTGTGGGGTCCATCTACTGCATGCCAATGAGATGCATCACTTTGATTTCAGCATGCAAGACGACTCTTGTTTTCATCCTCAAGATCGAGATGAACTGAAAGCAATGTTCCAAGCCAAGAGAGAAAGGTTACAAGGCATGAGACGTGATGATTATTTTGGCTATGTTTTTCCCCGGACAATTAGATGA